Proteins encoded in a region of the Cupriavidus pauculus genome:
- a CDS encoding L-idonate 5-dehydrogenase produces MSLTTPSLTTPSLTMPSLTMHIHGSEDLRYTETEAPSPGPHDVRVRLGAAGICGSDLHYFFHGKVGAFVIREPLTPGHEAAGIVDAVGSAVTRLAPGMKVAINPSHACGQCDYCREGRDNLCRNMRFLGSASVYPHVQGMFRQHFLMHERQLTPVDTDLSLGELAFAEPLSVALHGVNRAGPLLGKTVLVTGGGTIGSLTVMAARLAGAARIVVCDIADRPLEVARTVGADETIRSDQATPAELQDIADISLEAAGSPGALATCLAATRRGGRIVQIGTLPAEGLHFPANSVMARELDYVGAFRFGREFDWAVQTLARRRLDVRPLLSAQLPLARAIEAFHLAADKGRSTKVQLTG; encoded by the coding sequence ATGTCGCTGACTACCCCGTCGCTGACTACGCCGTCGTTGACCATGCCGTCGTTGACTATGCATATCCACGGGAGCGAGGATCTTCGCTACACCGAGACCGAGGCCCCCTCTCCCGGCCCGCACGACGTTCGCGTGCGCCTCGGCGCGGCCGGCATCTGCGGTTCGGACCTCCATTACTTCTTCCACGGCAAGGTCGGCGCGTTCGTGATCCGCGAACCGCTGACGCCGGGTCACGAAGCGGCGGGCATCGTCGACGCCGTGGGCAGCGCCGTCACGCGGCTCGCGCCCGGCATGAAGGTCGCGATCAATCCCTCGCATGCGTGCGGCCAGTGCGACTACTGCCGCGAGGGCCGCGACAACCTCTGCCGCAATATGCGGTTTCTGGGCAGCGCGAGCGTGTATCCGCACGTGCAGGGCATGTTCCGGCAACACTTCCTCATGCATGAGCGCCAGCTCACGCCCGTCGATACCGATCTCTCGCTTGGCGAGCTCGCGTTCGCGGAACCGCTGTCGGTGGCGCTGCACGGCGTCAACCGCGCGGGCCCGCTGCTCGGCAAGACGGTACTGGTGACGGGCGGCGGCACCATCGGCAGCCTGACCGTGATGGCCGCGCGCCTTGCCGGCGCGGCGCGCATCGTCGTCTGCGATATTGCCGACCGCCCGCTCGAGGTCGCGCGCACGGTGGGCGCCGACGAGACGATTCGCAGCGATCAGGCCACACCGGCCGAATTGCAGGACATCGCCGATATCAGCCTCGAAGCGGCGGGCAGCCCCGGCGCGCTGGCCACCTGCCTCGCGGCGACGCGCCGCGGCGGACGCATCGTGCAGATCGGCACGCTGCCCGCGGAGGGCCTCCACTTTCCCGCCAACAGCGTGATGGCGCGCGAACTCGACTACGTCGGCGCATTCCGCTTTGGCCGCGAATTCGACTGGGCGGTGCAGACCCTGGCGCGCCGCCGCCTGGACGTGCGCCCGCTGCTGTCCGCGCAATTGCCGCTGGCACGGGCGATCGAAGCGTTTCACCTCGCGGCCGACAAGGGCCGCAGTACGAAGGTGCAGTTGACCGGTTAG
- a CDS encoding FadR/GntR family transcriptional regulator — protein sequence MPIQQIEPRRLYRQIADQLRRLIEGGEFPAGRRLPAERDLAVQLGVSRPSVREALIALEVEGFVEVRMGSGIYVCDVHAPERARTDSVVAESPLDVIRARQTIEGEMAATAARRCTPALLQGLDAAIEMMVEEAGSGQIPVRGDRLFHLRISETAENAVLVRLVAELFDERQNPLWAQFGNHFENAQSWHAAIAEHRAVVDAIASGSTDAARAAMCDHLELSHQRFYAAWPGASDASRAAVASLKETS from the coding sequence ATGCCCATCCAGCAGATCGAGCCGCGACGTCTCTATCGCCAGATCGCCGACCAGTTGCGCCGGCTGATCGAAGGCGGCGAGTTTCCGGCCGGCAGGCGTCTGCCGGCGGAGCGCGACCTCGCCGTGCAACTGGGCGTGTCGCGACCCTCGGTGCGCGAGGCGCTGATCGCGCTCGAGGTCGAGGGGTTCGTCGAGGTGCGCATGGGTTCGGGCATCTACGTGTGCGACGTCCATGCTCCGGAACGCGCGCGCACGGACAGCGTCGTTGCCGAGTCTCCGCTCGACGTCATTCGCGCGCGCCAGACCATCGAAGGCGAAATGGCCGCGACCGCCGCGCGGCGCTGCACGCCCGCGCTGCTGCAGGGCCTCGATGCGGCAATCGAGATGATGGTCGAGGAAGCCGGCAGCGGACAGATTCCGGTGCGGGGCGACCGGCTGTTTCACCTGCGCATCAGCGAAACCGCGGAGAACGCAGTGCTCGTGCGGCTGGTGGCCGAACTGTTCGACGAACGGCAGAACCCGCTGTGGGCGCAGTTCGGCAATCATTTCGAGAACGCACAAAGCTGGCATGCCGCGATTGCCGAGCACCGCGCGGTGGTCGATGCCATCGCCTCGGGCTCGACCGATGCCGCGCGCGCGGCCATGTGCGACCACCTCGAACTGTCGCACCAGCGTTTCTATGCAGCCTGGCCCGGCGCGTCCGACGCCAGCCGTGCCGCCGTGGCTTCGCTCAAGGAGACCTCGTGA
- a CDS encoding TRAP transporter small permease, which yields MATHASNAVRKPPDEASAPSPHMSSVEDIVQSFEEADAQPVDISGHGVEDWFTVGLFWIMTVLVFLQFFTRYVMNDSLSWTEELATYCLIGVVFIGSSMCMHRCRHIQVDLLYRYLPHGAARVLSTLVDIVRSAFFAYAAWLVWRYIGIVGEEPMTTIEWNKSHVYWFALAGFILMFARSCQVSWENWRRGYSILERPQAFEAIDD from the coding sequence ATGGCCACGCACGCATCCAACGCGGTACGCAAGCCACCCGACGAGGCGTCGGCCCCCTCCCCCCATATGTCCTCGGTGGAGGACATCGTCCAGAGCTTCGAGGAAGCCGACGCGCAGCCGGTCGATATCTCGGGGCACGGGGTCGAGGATTGGTTCACCGTCGGGCTGTTCTGGATCATGACGGTGCTCGTGTTCCTGCAGTTCTTCACGCGCTACGTGATGAACGACTCGCTGTCCTGGACCGAGGAACTGGCGACGTACTGCCTGATCGGCGTGGTCTTCATCGGTTCATCGATGTGCATGCACCGCTGCCGGCATATCCAGGTGGACCTGCTCTACCGCTACCTGCCGCACGGCGCGGCGCGCGTGCTGTCCACGCTCGTCGATATCGTGCGCAGCGCGTTCTTCGCGTACGCGGCCTGGCTGGTCTGGCGCTATATCGGCATCGTGGGCGAGGAGCCGATGACGACGATCGAATGGAACAAGAGCCATGTGTACTGGTTCGCGCTCGCCGGTTTCATCCTGATGTTCGCGCGGTCCTGCCAGGTCAGCTGGGAGAACTGGCGCCGCGGCTACTCGATCCTCGAGCGGCCGCAGGCCTTCGAAGCCATCGACGACTGA
- a CDS encoding TRAP transporter large permease — translation MWTLILSFLALMLVGMPVAVAMALASLLYIWTSGTVPDVILAQRMIAGVESFPLLAVPFFILAGNLMNVAGITGRIYNFAVALVGWMRGGLGHVNIIGSVIFSGMSGTAIADAAGLGTIEIKAMRDHGYETEFAVGVTAASATLGPIIPPSLPFVIYGMMANVSIGSLFLAGIVPGLVLTLFMMATVAWIARRRGWGGDTAFSWKLLGSASIEIVVVLAFPLAIWLMTQAGVSTNMAALSALVILLALDWYFDFSAVMALMAPVILIGGMTLGWFTPTEAAVAAVIWALFLGLVRYRSMSLRALTKATLDTIETTASVLFIVTAASIFAWLLTTSQAAQMLTDAILGFTQNKWVFLLLANLLILLVGCFIDTTAAITILVPILLPIVLKLGIDPIHFGLVMTLNLMIGLLHPPLGMVLFVLARVAKLSVERTTMAILPWLVPLFLTLIAITYVPQITLWLPQMVGTK, via the coding sequence ATGTGGACCCTGATCCTGTCCTTCCTCGCCCTGATGCTGGTCGGCATGCCCGTCGCCGTGGCGATGGCCCTTGCGTCGCTGCTCTATATCTGGACCAGCGGCACCGTGCCCGACGTCATCCTTGCGCAACGGATGATCGCGGGCGTGGAAAGCTTTCCGCTGCTCGCGGTGCCGTTCTTCATCCTTGCCGGCAACCTGATGAACGTGGCCGGCATCACGGGCCGCATCTACAACTTCGCGGTGGCGCTCGTGGGCTGGATGCGCGGCGGCCTCGGGCACGTGAACATCATCGGCTCCGTGATCTTCTCGGGCATGTCGGGCACGGCCATCGCCGACGCGGCCGGCCTCGGCACCATCGAGATCAAGGCCATGAGGGACCATGGTTACGAGACGGAGTTCGCGGTCGGCGTGACTGCCGCGTCGGCCACGCTCGGACCCATCATCCCGCCGTCGCTGCCGTTCGTGATCTACGGCATGATGGCCAACGTGTCCATCGGCTCGCTGTTCCTCGCCGGCATCGTCCCGGGCCTCGTCCTCACGCTGTTCATGATGGCCACGGTCGCGTGGATCGCGCGCCGGCGCGGCTGGGGCGGCGACACGGCGTTCTCGTGGAAGCTGCTGGGTTCGGCCAGCATCGAGATCGTCGTCGTGCTCGCGTTTCCGCTCGCCATCTGGCTGATGACGCAGGCCGGTGTCTCGACGAACATGGCCGCGCTGTCGGCGCTCGTCATCCTCCTCGCGCTCGACTGGTACTTCGACTTCTCGGCCGTGATGGCGCTGATGGCGCCCGTGATCCTGATCGGCGGCATGACGCTCGGCTGGTTCACGCCGACCGAGGCCGCCGTGGCCGCGGTCATCTGGGCCCTGTTCCTCGGCCTCGTGCGTTACCGCTCGATGAGCCTGCGCGCGCTGACCAAGGCCACGCTCGACACGATCGAGACCACGGCATCGGTGCTGTTCATCGTCACCGCGGCATCGATCTTCGCGTGGCTGCTGACCACGAGCCAGGCCGCGCAGATGCTGACCGACGCGATTCTCGGCTTCACGCAAAACAAGTGGGTGTTCCTGCTGCTGGCCAACCTGCTGATTCTGCTCGTGGGCTGCTTTATCGACACGACGGCCGCCATCACGATCCTCGTGCCGATTCTGCTGCCGATCGTGCTCAAGCTCGGCATCGATCCGATCCACTTTGGACTCGTGATGACGCTGAACCTGATGATCGGCCTGCTCCACCCGCCGCTCGGCATGGTGCTGTTCGTGCTCGCGCGCGTGGCGAAGCTGTCGGTGGAGCGCACGACGATGGCGATCCTGCCGTGGCTCGTGCCGCTGTTCCTCACGCTGATCGCCATCACCTACGTGCCGCAGATCACGCTGTGGCTGCCACAGATGGTGGGCACCAAATAA
- a CDS encoding RcnB family protein: protein MKTKSLIPSILVATGLLATPWLHAQPTNQMPGDVPGQTAPMGPRPMPAPGQAGGSPSTATPMPPATGGGGYGRPMRPGGPGGPGMQGDPGMSQQRPPGPPPAMSGGRPPAPPMGAQSPYAPQKWSKGDKLPTEFRDRQYVIDNYKQYDLPAPRKGHHWVGVGADYYQVSSNGTIFSVGPQ from the coding sequence ATGAAAACGAAGTCGTTAATACCATCCATCCTCGTCGCCACGGGTCTGCTGGCCACGCCGTGGCTCCATGCGCAGCCCACCAACCAGATGCCGGGCGACGTGCCGGGCCAGACCGCGCCGATGGGTCCGCGCCCGATGCCCGCACCGGGCCAGGCGGGCGGCTCGCCCTCGACGGCCACGCCGATGCCACCTGCCACGGGCGGTGGCGGTTATGGCCGTCCCATGCGACCTGGCGGTCCCGGTGGCCCTGGCATGCAGGGCGATCCCGGTATGTCGCAGCAACGCCCGCCGGGCCCGCCGCCCGCCATGAGCGGCGGCCGGCCGCCAGCCCCACCGATGGGCGCGCAGTCGCCGTACGCGCCGCAGAAATGGAGCAAGGGTGACAAGCTCCCGACGGAGTTCCGCGATCGCCAGTACGTGATCGACAACTACAAGCAATACGACCTGCCGGCCCCGAGAAAGGGCCATCACTGGGTCGGCGTCGGGGCCGACTACTATCAGGTCTCGTCGAACGGCACGATCTTCTCGGTGGGTCCGCAATAA
- a CDS encoding UxaA family hydrolase, whose product MTAPTAPNSVRMHANDDIVIACRQLIAGTVLAEDGVTVQGLIPAGHKVAVRAIAAGAPVRRYNQVIGFARQDIAPGQHVHTHNLAMGTFARDHAAGADVHATDYATDKATFEGIVRADGRVATRNYIGILTSVNCSATVARAIADHFRRDIHPEALARYPNIDGVVALTHGAGCATDSDGENLRVLRRTLAGYARHPNFAAVLVVGLGCETNQIDALLAEPGLGDLAAGPRFHSFNIQDTGGTTKTVARGVGVVQALLDDANRVTRQRVPARHLIVGLQCGGSDGYSGITANPALGAAVDLLVRHGGTAVLSETPEIYGAEHLLTRRAVSPAVAERLLARIRWWEDYCARNAGNLDNNPSAGNKAGGLTTILEKSLGAVAKSGTTNLVEVYEFAQPVQAQGLVFMDTPGYDPVSATGQVAGGANLICFTTGRGSAYGCAPSPSLKLSTNNALFARQAEDIDINCGDILDGASTVAQKGEAIFRLMLETASGHKTRSELHGYGQNEFVPWALGAVM is encoded by the coding sequence ATGACCGCCCCCACCGCTCCGAACTCCGTCCGCATGCACGCGAACGACGATATCGTCATCGCGTGCCGCCAGTTGATCGCCGGTACCGTGCTCGCCGAAGACGGCGTGACGGTGCAGGGACTGATTCCCGCCGGCCACAAGGTGGCCGTGCGCGCGATTGCGGCCGGCGCGCCCGTGCGCCGCTACAACCAGGTCATCGGCTTTGCGCGGCAGGATATCGCGCCGGGCCAGCACGTGCATACGCACAACCTTGCGATGGGAACCTTCGCGCGCGATCATGCGGCCGGCGCGGACGTGCACGCCACCGACTACGCCACGGACAAGGCGACGTTCGAGGGCATCGTGCGCGCGGATGGCCGCGTGGCCACGCGCAACTACATCGGCATACTGACCTCGGTCAACTGCTCGGCCACGGTCGCGCGCGCCATTGCCGACCACTTTCGCCGCGATATCCATCCGGAGGCGCTCGCGCGGTATCCCAATATCGATGGCGTGGTCGCGCTCACGCACGGCGCGGGCTGCGCGACCGACAGCGATGGCGAGAACCTGCGCGTGCTGCGGCGCACGCTGGCCGGCTATGCGCGGCATCCGAACTTCGCCGCCGTGCTCGTGGTCGGCCTGGGCTGCGAGACCAACCAGATCGACGCGCTGCTCGCGGAACCGGGGCTCGGCGATCTGGCGGCGGGGCCGCGCTTCCACAGCTTCAATATCCAGGACACCGGCGGCACGACAAAGACCGTGGCGCGTGGTGTGGGCGTGGTGCAGGCGCTGCTCGACGATGCCAATCGCGTCACGCGCCAGCGCGTGCCCGCGCGCCATCTGATCGTGGGCCTGCAATGCGGAGGGTCCGACGGATATTCGGGCATTACCGCCAATCCCGCGCTCGGCGCGGCCGTCGATCTGCTCGTCCGCCATGGAGGCACCGCGGTCCTGTCCGAGACACCCGAGATCTACGGGGCCGAGCATCTGCTCACGCGCCGCGCGGTATCGCCGGCCGTTGCCGAACGCCTGCTCGCGCGCATCCGCTGGTGGGAGGACTACTGCGCGCGCAACGCGGGCAATCTCGACAACAATCCGTCGGCCGGCAACAAGGCCGGCGGCCTGACCACGATCCTCGAGAAATCGCTCGGCGCGGTGGCCAAGAGCGGCACGACCAACCTCGTCGAGGTGTACGAGTTCGCGCAGCCCGTGCAAGCGCAGGGGCTCGTGTTCATGGACACGCCCGGCTACGACCCCGTTTCCGCCACGGGACAGGTGGCCGGCGGCGCCAACCTGATCTGCTTCACCACGGGCCGGGGCTCGGCCTATGGGTGCGCGCCCTCGCCTTCGCTCAAGCTGTCCACGAACAATGCGCTGTTCGCGCGGCAGGCCGAGGACATCGACATCAACTGCGGCGACATCCTCGATGGCGCGAGCACGGTCGCGCAGAAAGGCGAGGCGATCTTCCGGCTGATGCTCGAGACCGCGTCCGGCCACAAGACGCGCAGCGAGCTGCATGGCTACGGGCAGAACGAGTTCGTGCCGTGGGCGCTCGGCGCCGTGATGTAA
- a CDS encoding sialic acid TRAP transporter substrate-binding protein SiaP, with translation MAGIAMPAAAQAPAPTKLKWAHVYETSEPFHKWSVWAAEEIKKRSNGKYQIDVFPASQLGKENDINQGLVLGTVDIIISGSSFAAKSFPRIGVTYYPYTFRDPAHLVAYTKSDIYKELTRGYEEKTGNHIVSTTYYGTRQSTSNKPFAHCAEMKGLKMRVPDVPAYLAMPRACGVNTSPIAFAEVYLALQNGTVEAQENPLGTIEAKKFYEVQKYIVLTGHIVDHLNTIVAGGLWKKLPDADKQMFTEVMQQAAVKATEDVAAREKELVDVFTKKGITVTQISVPEYRDAVLKNVSFESQGYRKADWEKIQAVK, from the coding sequence ATGGCCGGCATTGCCATGCCCGCCGCGGCGCAGGCCCCCGCCCCCACCAAGCTCAAGTGGGCCCACGTCTACGAGACCTCGGAGCCGTTCCACAAGTGGTCCGTGTGGGCCGCCGAAGAAATCAAGAAGCGCAGCAACGGCAAGTACCAGATCGACGTGTTCCCGGCCTCGCAGCTCGGCAAGGAGAACGATATCAACCAGGGCCTCGTACTGGGCACGGTGGACATCATCATCTCGGGGTCGAGCTTCGCCGCGAAGTCGTTCCCGCGCATCGGCGTGACGTACTACCCGTACACGTTCCGCGATCCCGCTCACCTCGTGGCCTACACCAAGAGCGATATCTACAAGGAGCTCACGCGCGGCTACGAGGAGAAGACCGGCAACCATATCGTCTCCACCACGTACTACGGCACGCGCCAGTCCACGTCGAACAAGCCGTTCGCGCACTGCGCGGAGATGAAGGGCCTGAAGATGCGGGTGCCGGACGTGCCCGCCTACCTCGCCATGCCGCGCGCGTGCGGCGTCAACACGTCGCCGATCGCGTTCGCCGAGGTCTACCTCGCGCTGCAGAACGGCACCGTGGAGGCGCAGGAGAACCCGCTCGGCACCATCGAGGCGAAGAAGTTCTACGAGGTGCAGAAGTACATCGTGCTCACGGGCCATATCGTCGATCACCTGAACACCATCGTCGCGGGCGGGCTGTGGAAGAAGCTCCCCGATGCCGACAAGCAGATGTTCACGGAGGTGATGCAGCAGGCCGCCGTCAAGGCGACCGAGGACGTGGCCGCGCGCGAGAAGGAGCTTGTCGATGTGTTCACGAAGAAGGGCATTACCGTGACGCAGATCAGCGTGCCCGAGTACCGCGATGCCGTGCTCAAGAACGTGAGCTTCGAATCGCAGGGGTACCGCAAGGCCGATTGGGAAAAGATCCAGGCGGTGAAGTGA
- a CDS encoding TonB-dependent siderophore receptor, with product MTFCRTPRVRPIAALARTVVLAGFPLCGAALAQTATPAPEAALPTVTVQARQDIDVGPQLEKKASGGALGNRTQLETPFSTTVVSGDDIADRGVTKIGDVFFNDASVTDNSNPGNAWASYTTVRGLQLDWRNAYKINGMPFIAYGITMPYEQLEQVELLKGASGFMYGFGNPGGTVNYVTKKPTDQFTASVDLGYRSSHVWTEHVDVGGRAGPDNMFGYRLNLTHEEGKPSNAVGLNRNTVSLGLDARITRDLTWTFDGIYQDRNTWGGTPSFYVGGIPAGGQLPSVISGRGGLYAGPDTHFYSNLQVYQTGLRYRLNDDWTVSTTYSFSKQSRTRNESTFFLSNAAGDYTDLRYDGSESQQFTNWTTMVEGKFRTGFLRHELVAGLSWQEQIDRYSSNYVNTPLPGGNLFAPYVGQYYSQWGMNKYRAGDTTQKAAFVSDTVHITDKWSVLGGLRVTNYEQNGYGTPGSVGGDSNYNKHGLLTPTAAIMFKPMPSTMLYASYVESFDGGGIVSSFYSNAGQALTPAKSRQYEVGAKTEQGIWNGTAALFRIEQRTEYGRNAGTGTLPVFVQDGKSIYQGVELAAGARIGSQWEVGGSAMYLDSYYDQGQANIGNRVAGAPNFMLTGRLAYRVPVVPGLKVGIDGKYTSTVKARPEGDLTLGGYTIFNLGATYNTRIAGKEVTLRAALSNLTNKRYWGFQYASYIQPADPRAVSISAKIAY from the coding sequence ATGACCTTTTGCCGCACCCCTCGCGTTCGTCCTATTGCCGCTCTCGCCCGCACGGTGGTGCTGGCCGGTTTCCCGCTCTGCGGTGCCGCGCTCGCCCAGACCGCCACGCCCGCGCCCGAAGCCGCGCTGCCGACCGTGACCGTGCAGGCGCGGCAGGACATCGACGTGGGCCCGCAGCTCGAGAAGAAGGCATCGGGCGGCGCACTCGGCAACCGCACGCAGCTGGAGACGCCGTTCTCGACGACCGTCGTCAGCGGTGACGACATTGCCGATCGCGGCGTGACCAAGATCGGCGACGTGTTCTTCAACGACGCGTCGGTGACGGACAACAGCAATCCGGGCAATGCGTGGGCGTCGTACACGACGGTGCGCGGCCTGCAGCTCGACTGGCGCAACGCGTACAAGATCAACGGCATGCCGTTTATCGCGTACGGCATCACCATGCCCTACGAACAGCTCGAGCAAGTGGAACTGCTCAAGGGCGCATCGGGCTTCATGTACGGCTTCGGCAATCCGGGCGGCACGGTCAACTACGTGACCAAGAAGCCGACCGACCAATTCACGGCCAGCGTCGACCTCGGCTACCGCTCGTCGCACGTCTGGACCGAGCACGTCGACGTCGGCGGCCGCGCGGGCCCCGACAACATGTTCGGCTACCGCCTGAACCTCACGCACGAGGAAGGCAAGCCCAGCAACGCCGTCGGCCTGAACCGCAATACCGTCTCGCTGGGCCTCGACGCGCGCATCACGCGGGACCTGACCTGGACGTTCGACGGCATCTACCAGGACCGCAACACCTGGGGCGGTACGCCGTCCTTCTATGTGGGCGGCATTCCGGCCGGGGGCCAGCTGCCGAGCGTGATCAGCGGCCGTGGCGGCCTGTACGCGGGCCCGGACACGCACTTCTACTCGAACCTGCAGGTCTACCAGACGGGCCTGCGCTATCGCCTCAACGACGACTGGACCGTCAGCACCACGTACAGCTTCAGCAAGCAGTCGCGCACGCGTAACGAGTCGACGTTCTTCCTCTCGAACGCGGCCGGCGATTACACGGACCTTCGCTACGACGGCTCCGAGAGCCAGCAGTTCACCAACTGGACGACGATGGTCGAGGGCAAGTTCCGCACGGGCTTCCTGCGCCATGAACTGGTGGCGGGCCTGAGCTGGCAGGAACAGATCGACCGTTACAGCAGCAACTACGTCAACACTCCGCTGCCCGGCGGCAACCTGTTCGCCCCGTACGTGGGCCAGTACTACAGCCAGTGGGGCATGAACAAGTACCGCGCCGGCGATACCACGCAGAAGGCCGCGTTCGTCAGCGATACCGTCCACATCACCGACAAGTGGTCGGTGCTCGGCGGCCTGCGCGTGACGAATTACGAGCAGAACGGCTACGGCACGCCGGGTTCGGTCGGTGGCGACTCGAACTACAACAAGCATGGCCTGCTGACGCCGACCGCGGCGATCATGTTCAAGCCGATGCCGAGCACGATGCTGTACGCGAGCTACGTCGAGTCGTTCGACGGCGGCGGTATCGTATCGTCGTTCTATTCGAACGCCGGCCAGGCGCTGACGCCCGCGAAGAGCCGCCAGTACGAAGTGGGCGCAAAGACCGAACAGGGCATCTGGAACGGCACCGCCGCGCTGTTCCGCATCGAGCAGCGCACCGAGTACGGCCGCAACGCGGGCACGGGCACGCTGCCCGTGTTCGTGCAGGACGGCAAGTCGATCTATCAGGGCGTGGAACTCGCGGCGGGCGCGCGCATCGGTTCGCAGTGGGAAGTCGGCGGCAGCGCGATGTACCTCGACAGCTACTACGACCAGGGCCAGGCCAATATCGGCAACCGCGTGGCGGGCGCGCCGAACTTCATGCTGACGGGTCGCCTGGCCTATCGCGTACCTGTCGTGCCGGGCCTGAAGGTCGGCATCGACGGCAAGTACACGAGCACGGTCAAGGCGCGCCCGGAAGGCGACCTGACGCTCGGCGGCTATACGATCTTCAACCTCGGCGCGACGTACAACACGCGCATCGCGGGCAAGGAAGTCACGCTGCGCGCCGCGCTGAGCAACCTGACCAACAAGCGCTACTGGGGCTTCCAGTACGCGAGCTATATCCAGCCCGCGGATCCGCGGGCGGTCAGCATCAGCGCGAAGATCGCGTACTGA
- a CDS encoding SDR family oxidoreductase, translating into MSQRLAGKLALVTAAGQGIGRATVEAFLREGARVIAADINPEALAELARLPQCTARRLDVTDAAAVDAAAAEIGAIDILFNGAGYVHHGNILDCDADAFDFSMTLNVTAMYRMMRAFLPAMVERRRGSIINMSSVAGSIKGAPNRFVYGASKAAVIGMTKSVAADFIAHGIRCNAICPGTVESPSLRQRIDDQSRRSGRSLAQVEADFVARQPMGRIGTAAEIAALAVYLAADESAFTTGTAQIIDGGWSN; encoded by the coding sequence ATGTCACAGAGACTGGCAGGGAAGCTCGCGCTCGTCACGGCCGCGGGCCAGGGCATCGGCCGCGCCACCGTGGAAGCCTTCCTGCGCGAAGGCGCGCGCGTCATTGCGGCCGATATCAACCCGGAAGCGCTGGCCGAACTCGCCCGCCTGCCGCAATGCACCGCGCGCCGGCTCGACGTGACGGACGCCGCCGCGGTCGATGCGGCCGCCGCGGAGATCGGCGCGATCGATATTCTCTTCAACGGCGCGGGCTACGTACACCACGGCAACATCCTCGACTGCGATGCCGACGCCTTCGATTTCTCGATGACGCTCAACGTCACCGCGATGTACCGCATGATGCGCGCGTTCCTGCCCGCGATGGTGGAACGCCGGCGCGGGTCGATCATCAACATGTCGTCGGTGGCCGGCAGCATCAAGGGCGCTCCGAACCGCTTCGTCTACGGCGCCAGCAAGGCCGCCGTGATCGGCATGACCAAGTCGGTCGCGGCCGATTTCATCGCGCACGGCATCCGCTGCAACGCGATCTGCCCGGGCACGGTGGAGTCGCCCTCGCTGCGGCAGCGTATCGACGACCAGTCGCGGCGCAGCGGTCGGTCCCTCGCACAGGTGGAAGCGGACTTCGTCGCGCGCCAGCCGATGGGCCGCATCGGCACCGCGGCCGAGATTGCCGCGCTGGCGGTCTACCTCGCCGCCGACGAATCGGCATTCACGACCGGTACCGCGCAGATCATCGACGGCGGATGGTCCAACTGA